A portion of the Carya illinoinensis cultivar Pawnee chromosome 11, C.illinoinensisPawnee_v1, whole genome shotgun sequence genome contains these proteins:
- the LOC122283019 gene encoding KAT8 regulatory NSL complex subunit 3: protein MLSHEDEDSGDEKSSSLPLALEETSPVVVFAHGAGAPSSSEWMIRWKKMLGKALNAAEVVTFDYPYISGGKRKAPPKAERLVEFHSDIVKKTVAKYPGHPLILAGKSMGSRVSCMVACKEDICASAVVCLGYPLKGMNGVVRDETLLRVTVPIMFVQGGKDTLCPLEKLEAVCKKMKSIIGLHVIDGGDHSFKIAKKHLQTKGSTQDEAEDLAVQAIAAFVSRSIGAK from the exons ATGCTTTCTCACGAGGACGAGGACTCTGGAGATGAGAAGTCATCGTCATTACCATTGGCGCTGGAGGAGACATCACCTGTGGTGGTTTTTGCTCATGGTGCCGGTGCTCCTTCCTCTTCCGAATGGATGATCAG ATGGAAGAAAATGCTAGGCAAGGCCTTGAATGCTGCTGAAGTAGTTACCTTTGACTATCCTT ACATATCTGGTGGTAAACGGAAGGCTCCTCCCAAGGCAGAAAGGTTGGTCGAGTTTCACTCGGATATTGTTAAAAAGACTGTTGCTAAGTACCCTGGGCATCCGCTGATTTTGGCAGGGAAATCCATGGGCTCAAG AGTCAGCTGCATGGTAGCTTGCAAGGAAGATATTTGTGCTTCAGCTGTTGTTTGTTTGGGGTACCCACTGAAG GGGATGAATGGAGTAGTGCGAGATGAGACACTATTGCGAGTTACAGTTCCAATAATGTTTGTACAG GGTGGCAAAGACACGTTGTGTCCACTGGAAAAGCTGGAAGCTGTTTGCAAGAAGATGAAATCTATAATTGGTTTGCATGTGATTGATGGTGGTGACCATTCCTTCAAGATTGCAAAGAAGCACCTTCAAACCAAGGGGTCAACCCAAGATGAAGCTGAAGATCTTGCTGTTCAGGCCATTGCAGCGTTTGTGTCTAGGTCAATTGGAGCAAAGTAA